A single Triticum dicoccoides isolate Atlit2015 ecotype Zavitan chromosome 2A, WEW_v2.0, whole genome shotgun sequence DNA region contains:
- the LOC119352788 gene encoding putative disease resistance RPP13-like protein 1: MDLVLEEALRALARAVDQFRSLGERQMRRCLLGAGAGDHVSGKLREVATQLDQVRGLLWADDDRSSPARMGRLKEALYGIEDLVDDMEYHSLLTFQVESSISSKSNRNPLSSALRLGKRFVSGGGGGGDEASRRRFLKDLDSVASTLSSLLKQAQGSGLPPAAPVPNFDASTLLQGGQKVFGRNKELNDIVQMLTEPPSPHCTACKVVSISIVGFGGLGKTTLAQSVYDDLRVKSHFDLRAWAHVSGKPDKVELAKQILRSANPRYGGSIDKDATFPTLQLKLNRFMSSERFLIVLDDIWGDDPFTNDAYNEILSPLTSMESGSRIIAVTRTPKVADMLDASHTYYLNALGTDDCWSLIKESAFRGCSTHEECTEELEQIGRKIATKLNGLPLAAKLMGGLLGATKSTKYWRIISEKEFSGDITLSLLRLSYSYLPGRLKQCFAFCSIFPKNWKFDQTTLVRLWMANGFIQPQSGTGKRMEDLGTDYFNLLLSRSFFHALRQGRRTHYKMHDLIHDMAVSASTEDCCQIEPGMTRRIPSTVRHVSVTTGSLQDVNAAINILPKNLRTVIVFGNWPHFLEDDSLGKLKNLRALDVCHCDFTELPPAISCLFHLRYLSLSRTIRSLPESISKLLHLQTLCFEDKCSLDKLPAGISRLVKLRHLGIDMKYIAQLPGIGRLINLQGSVEFRVKKGGGHALQELKGIKGLHGQLKIKGLDNVLSKDEASKTDMKSNENLRALTLEWSSACRILTPVADCEVLENLQPHQNLKELSIIRYLGVTSPSWLQLALLRELQSLHLVNCRSLGALPALGLLPSLEQLHMKELCTVERIGHEFYGTDDMAFPSLKVLVLDDFPSLVEWSEVRENPLPCLQRLKIVDCPKLIQVPAFPPSVSELTVERTLLISNMKLAPYSSSRSEILTLDISTTSVLSRGLFHQSHLASIIVLNINAGCKHLVAAEGLHTFTSLQKLQLCHSDISDQNLESLLQVLSSLYSFEMIDLPNMTSLLVPANNSLCTTVTELQISNCPLLSSVVSLGTFVSLKRLVIEKCPKLTAASFPVNFWRLTALKVLSISYCTEFQSLPTCGLPTSIEALHLVGCHPKLHGNSSNKTVNSQEEVSTLHKTLAH; encoded by the coding sequence ATGGATCTTGTGCTGGAGGAAGCCTTGCGGGCCCTGGCTCGCGCGGTGGACCAGTTCCGGAGCCTGGGCGAGAGGCAGATGCGGAGGTGCCTGCTGGGCGCCGGCGCCGGGGACCACGTCAGCGGCAAGCTGCGGGAGGTGGCGACCCAGCTGGACCAGGTCCGCGGCCTCCTGTGGGCCGACGACGACAGGAGCTCTCCGGCGAGGATGGGTCGGCTCAAGGAGGCCCTCTACGGCATCGAGGACTTGGTGGACGACATGGAGTACCACAGCCTCCTCACTTTCCAGGTTGAATCCAGTATTTCCTCAAAGTCAAATCGCAATCCACTCTCTTCTGCTCTCAGGCTGGGCAAGCGATTcgttagcggcggcggcggcggcggcgatgaggcGTCGCGCCGCCGGTTCCTCAAGGATCTCGATTCCGTCGCAAGCACTCTGAGCTCTCTGCTCAAGCAAGCACAAGGGTCTGGTCTGCCGCCCGCAGCTCCGGTGCCGAATTTTGACGCTTCCACGCTGCTCCAGGGTGGCCAGAAGGTGTTTGGCCGCAACAAGGAGCTGAACGACATCGTGCAGATGCTGACTGAGCCGCCCTCGCCCCACTGCACCGCCTGCAAGGTTGTCTCCATCTCCATTGTTGGCTTCGGTGGTTTGGGCAAGACCACGCTCGCCCAGTCAGTCTACGACGACCTCAGAGTCAAGTCCCACTTTGATCTCAGGGCATGGGCACATGTCTCCGGCAAGCCTGACAAGGTGGAACTCGCAAAGCAAATCTTGCGTTCAGCCAACCCGAGATACGGTGGATCCATCGACAAAGATGCCACGTTTCCAACTCTTCAGTTGAAGCTCAATCGGTTCATGTCGTCCGAGAGATttctgattgttcttgatgatatctgGGGTGACGACCCCTTTACCAACGACGCCTACAACGAAATCCTCAGTCCCCTAACATCCATGGAGAGCGGCAGTAGGATTATTGCTGTCACTCGGACACCAAAGGTGGCTGACATGCTAGATGCATCTCACACCTACTACCTGAATGCATTGGGCACTGATGATTGTTGGTCCCTGATCAAGGAATCTGCCTTTAGGGGCTGCAGCACACATGAGGAGTGCACTGAAGAACTGGAACAGATCGGGAGGAAGATTGCTACCAAGCTCAACGGATTGCCTTTAGCTGCCAAGCTGATGGGAGGACTGCTTGGAGCTACAAAGAGCACAAAGTACTGGCGTATTATCTCGGAAAAAGAATTTTCCGGAGATATCACTCTCTCCTTGCTGCGGTTGAGCTACAGTTACCTGCCAGGACGACTCAAGCAGTGCTTTGCGTTCTGCAGCATATTTCCCAAGAACTGGAAGTTCGACCAAACAACCTTGGTACGCCTTTGGATGGCCAACGGCTTCATTCAACCGCAAAGTGGCACTGGCAAAAGGATGGAGGATCTGGGCACAGATTATTTCAATCTTCTGCTGTCTCGGTCCTTCTTCCATGCTCTCAGGCAGGGCCGTCGCACACACTATAAGATGCATGACTTGATCCATGATATGGCAGTGTCAGCTTCAACCGAAGATTGCTGTCAAATTGAGCCTGGCATGACCCGTCGTATCCCCTCAACTGTGCGCCATGTATCGGTCACCACGGGCAGCTTACAAGACGTCAATGCTGCCATCAACATACTCCCAAAAAACCTACGCACCGTCATAGTTTTTGGAAATTGGCCACATTTTCTTGAAGATGACTCCCTGGGTAAGCTAAAGAATCTGCGAGCACTTGATGTTTGTCACTGTGACTTTACTGAGTTGCCACCAGCTATTTCCTGTTTATTCCATCTCCGTTACTTGTCGCTGTCTCGCACCATTCGGAGTCTTCCAGAGTCCATAAGCAAGCTGCTCCATCTGCAAACTTTGTGCTTTGAAGATAAGTGTTCCCTTGATAAGCTTCCTGCAGGAATAAGTAGGCTTGTAAAGTTGCGGCACCTTGGAATCGACATGAAGTACATTGCACAGCTACCGGGTATTGGACGGCTTATTAACCTGCAGGGATCAGTTGAGTTCCGTGTTAAAAAGGGGGGAGGGCATGCCTTGCAAGAGCTGAAGGGCATAAAAGGTCTCCATGGCCAGCTAAAAATCAAAGGCCTCGACAATGTCTTGAGCAAGGATGAAGCCAGCAAGACCGACATGAAAAGTAACGAGAATCTTAGGGCGCTCACACTGGAATGGAGTTCAGCTTGTAGAATTCTCACCCCTGTGGCTGATTGTGAAGTACTAGAAAACCTCCAGCCACATCAAAACTTGAAGGAACTTAGCATTATAAGGTATCTTGGTGTGACATCTCCCAGTTGGTTACAGTTGGCGTTGCTGAGGGAGCTGCAATCCTTGCACCTTGTTAACTGCAGGAGCTTGGGAGCTCTGCCTGCACTGGGCCTTCTGCCATCCCTCGAACAATTACATATGAAGGAGCTGTGCACGGTCGAGCGAATTGGGCATGAGTTTTATGGTACTGATGACATGGCATTTCCTTCCCTAAAGGTTCTTGTGCTTGACGATTTTCCCAGCTTGGTCGAGTGGTCTGAAGTGAGGGAAAACCCGCTTCCTTGTCTCCAGAGGCTAAAGATTGTAGACTGCCCCAAGTTGATTCAAGTTCCTGCATTTCCGCCATCCGTCTCTGAGCTTACAGTGGAGCGTACATTATTGATATCTAATATGAAGCTTGCTCCTTATTCTTCATCACGATCAGAGATACTCACCCTGGACATTTCTACGACTAGTGTACTTTCCAGGGGACTGTTCCATCAAAGCCATCTAGCATCTATCATAGTTTTAAACATAAACGCTGGCTGCAAGCATCTTGTTGCTGCAGAGGGACTCCACACCTTTACGTCTCTCCAAAAGCTTCAGCTGTGCCACTCTGACATATCAGATCAGAATTTGGAAAGTCTTCTTCAAGTGCTGTCCTCTTTGTACTCGTTTGAGATGATAGATCTGCCCAACATGACATCTCTTCTGGTGCCAGCAAATAATAGTTTGTGTACAACAGTCACAGAGTTGCAAATATCCAACTGTCCACTGCTCTCTTCTGTAGTCTCCTTGGGTACTTTTGTTTCACTGAAACGTTTGGTGATTGAGAAATGCCCCAAACTGACAGCAGCATCTTTCCCAGTAAACTTTTGGAGACTCACAGCCCTCAAGGTTCTGAGCATATCATACTGCACAGAGTTCCAGTCTTTACCTACTTGTGGTCTGCCAACCTCAATAGAAGCACTTCATCTTGTTGGGTGTCACCCAAAGCTGCATGGAAATTCAAGCAACAAGACTGTCAATTCCCAAGAGGAAGTTTCTACTCTACACAAAACATTGGCTCACTGA